The proteins below are encoded in one region of Malaclemys terrapin pileata isolate rMalTer1 chromosome 8, rMalTer1.hap1, whole genome shotgun sequence:
- the LOC128842239 gene encoding uncharacterized protein LOC128842239 — protein sequence MYRLDLSPSRLTSVTPRLTARKSHSGKPTARPFSAPNTLQAKACHQKENLHTLKEDFISLKLNQKVKPASLRPKVHRRPKWNSEVENVLKLDVLCQQDSQAHLPSTLDHMDTSHWCPPKSANSQSDESFLTALIGDKIAQYSIYGEAGKFVAQQLERDNKIRVCVNGHLPLDGLKERNDAPLKEGVFNLEETERKNNFHLSKSASEEKKNLISLTIEEEMEKPNAKIINVGSPKAKSPRPVMKVSETYPIVYAEEEYMQNFILKRWLHLHGDKVSYDSEKENGEVQTNPNSVLQNNCDYALALVGKEEKNTFNVAVKGNKKLKRTLSGKRKITIHILSSDGKSRSLKDSQKEKTFVQKIVGSFHDVEVPISKLTSKDRNVSATRAECNPDGLVIFGVNPKAAAHQSAKANAATVTKSHGSYSKPLTMASQLHKKGRLAHSSQLDYISITKPIKIPDCPNVNSQSFHKISMKRDHLENKRIILSGACFKEKPPLSQNNEVSKPARCSQPASCKEETSAEIKLNNKEHCIDSRKGQEWDNTVEFWSTRRSSASLKNSHAVPDNSPEPQKKAMLPERPASLPVNFNHPIISIPTAQCDASEFRIKKVDAEFTDDTDTPKDTSRYN from the exons ATGTACAGACTTGATCTTAGTCCTAGCAGGCTTACATCTGTGACCCCAAGACTGACGGCTAGAAAGAGTCACTCTGGCAAACCAACTGCAAGGCCATTTAGTGCTCCAAATACCTTGCAAGCTAAAGCATGTCATCAGAAAG AGAATCTGCACACGTTAAAAGAagattttatttcattaaaactaAACCAAAAAGTAAAACCTGCTAGTCTTAGACCAAAAGTTCACAGAAGACCAAAGTGGAACTCAGAG GTTGAAAATGTTCTGAAGTTGGATGTCCTCTGTCAGCAAGATAGCCAAGCCCATTTACCATCTACTCTTGACCATATGGACACTTCTCATTGGTGCCCTCCTAAAAGTGCCAATAGTCAGAGTGACGAGTCATTTCTAACAGCTTTAATTG GGGACAAGATAGCGCAATACAGTATTTATGGGGAAGCTGGCAAATTCGTTGCtcaacagctagagagagacaaTAAAATCAGAGTCTGTGTAAATGGCCATTTGCCATTAGATGGTCTGAAAGAAAG AAATGACGCTCCTCTGAAAGAAGGTGTTTTTAATCTTGAAGAAACAGAAAGGAAGAATAATTTTCACCTGTCTAAATCTGcttcagaagaaaagaaaaacctcatCTCCTTGACTAttgaggaggaaatggaaaaacCAAATGCCAAAATAATCAATGTGGGCTCTCCAAAAGCAAAATCTCCCAGGCCGGTGATG AAAGTGAGTGAAACATACCCCATCGTTTATGCTGAAGAAGAATATATGCAAAACTTTATTTtgaagaggtggctgcatttacaTGGAGATAAAGTGTCTTATGACTCAGAAAAGGAAAATGGTGAGGTACAAACAAATCCAAATTCAGTTTTACAAAACAACTGCGATTATGCCCTTGCCTTAGttggaaaggaagaaaagaatacTTTTAATGTAGCTGTGAAGGGGAATAAAAAGCTAAAAAGAACATTATCCGGGAAACGGAAAATCACTATTCATATTTTATCTTCAGATGGAAAAAGTAGGAGCTTAAAAGATTCACAGAAGGAAAAAACTTTTGTGCAGAAAATAGTTGGTAGCTTTCATGATGTTGAAGTACCAATCAGTAAGCTTACATCAAAAGACAGGAATGTTTCAGCAACAAGGGCTGAATGTAACCCTGATGGCCTTGTTATATTTGGAGTAAACCCAAAAGCTGCAGCACACCAATCTGCTAAAGCAAATGCAGCAACCGTCACTAAATCTCACGGCTCTTACAGCAAGCCACTAACCATGGCCTCCCAGCTTCATAAAAAAGGCAGGTTGGCTCATTCATCACAGTTGGATTATATATCCATAACAAAACCTATTAAAATACCTGACTGTCCAAATGTCAATTCACAGTCATTTCACAAAATCTCAATGAAACGTGATCATTTGGAAAACAAAAGGATTATTCTGTCTGGGGCTTGTTTTAAGGAAAAACCTCCACTTAGTCAGAACAATGAAGTATCCAAACCTGCCAGGTGTTCTCAACCAGCTTCTTGCAAGGAAGAAACATCAGCTGAGATAAAGCTAAATAATAAGGAACATTGCATAGATAGTAGGAAAGGCCAAGAATGGGATAATACTGTGGAATTCTGGAGCACTCGCAGATCTTCAGCATCACTGAAAAATTCACATGCAGTGCCAGAcaacagccctgagccccagaaaAAAGCAATGCTACCTGAACGTCCAGCATCATTACCTGTTAACTTCAATCATCCAATTATTAGTATACCAACTGCACAATGTGATGCCTCAGAATTCAGGATAAAAAAAGTTGATGCTGAATTTACAGACGACACTGATACTCCAAAGGACACCAGTCGTTACAATTAA